Within Pseudomonas alloputida, the genomic segment GCGATATCCAAAGGGTGTGTCATGGAAGGGATCCTTTTGCTGTAAACGGCGGGGGCGGCACTTTACTCGGATTGTAGGGTTTTGTCTGTGCCTCCCCCAGCGTTGCCTATTGCTGTAGCTATTGCTGTTGCTGTTGATCTTGATCTTGATCTTGATCTTGATCTTGATCTTCGCGACTTCAGGAGGCCGAACGCAGGCCTTGCGGAGGCAGGTGACGGGCATGGATGCCCGTCAAGCGCTGAGGCCCCAGGATGGGGCCTTCGGCGCGGTCCTGCCGGGAGCAAGGCCGGAGTGAGGGGACCCCGGAGCGCAGCGCAGGGGCCGGATGATGGGAGCGCAGCGTTTTTTGGTTACTTTTTGTCGCGTTTGACAAAAAGTGACTCGCCGTAAGGGCCATCCCTTTCAAGGTCTTTTGGTTTTGGCGGCTTTGATGACCCGATCCGTCGAAACATGAGCATGTACAGCCGTCCCTTGCACCCAGGCCTTCGCTTTGAGCACCTTGGGGCCTCGTGGGCTTTTCGCAACCTGTCTGGGCTGGATGTTTCTGGCCAGCTCCAGCAGGCGCTGAGCCAGGTTTTCCATCGGAACAACGGGCATGTACTCGGATGGCAGGGCAATCTGCATGCCTTCGTAACCCCCTCTGATCTGCACCGCCAAGTGATAGATCGAGGCTTCCCAATTCTCGGGCAAGGCATCGCGGTGAGCCTGTTCAACACTTCGCTTGAGCAAGGCCAGAACGTTGTATGCCAGCACGGCAGTGGTGAATCCAAGCAAGGCGGCTCGCGGACTGCCGAGGGTTTCAATTTCACTTTCCAGAATTGCTTCCAACCGCTGGAACATCCCTTCAATGCTCCAGCGGCGCCGATAGAAGTCTGCGATCTGTTGCGCACTGATGCTCTCGGGCAGGTTGCTCCAGAACATCAAGCTGTTATCACCTGAGTCGTTTGGTGAATGAAGCGTTAACTCGACACGTCGCCAGCGGTGCCCGCCTTTTACTTCGATGGATTGCTCGCGCACAGTGCCTGTGGCGACGGGCATCGGTGCTTGCCACTCACCTTCCTGGATCAAGCGTGGATGCTTGGCCTGCTGGCGAATGACAAATGATGTCTTCACCTGTTCGCACGCCTCCATTACAGGCAGCGTGCAGTAGAGACGGTCAGCGATCCAAACCTGATTGGTCTTTGCTTCAGCCAGCAACGGCAAAACACAAACTCGTTCGCTTGCGTAGGCGTCCTCGCACGGCTGGAGGTCAATTACCTGATCCAGGTCGGGGTCGTAAACCACCACCGAAAACCCGGGGCGAGCCGCTCCGCGCTCTTGGCGCAACGCGCCAAGACGCTTTTCGGTAGAGGCCAAGTGGCTGCCATCGACCACCCGAACTTGCCAATCAGGAAGCATGGCTGAGCAGCCCAACTCATGGATTGTCGGCGCCAAGCGCTGCGCGCAGCCTGTCACCAGAGCACGCAACAGGGCAGGTTCGGTTCGACTGATCTTGTCGTACAGAGCTGCCAGGCTGACGGGAAGGTCGTCCAGTTGTCTTGCCGCAGCATGCAGCGATGGCTTCAAGCCCAATGAAACAAGCGACATCAACTTGATAATGGTCGAGAACAGCAGCTCGCGAGAATACTGCCGTTGGCGGTGCTCCTCGAAAACCTGATCGACCCACTCCGGCGCAATGGCCTGCTCCAAGGCAAGTTTGGCCATTACGCTGGCGGGTGCTTTTTTCTCGAATCGCGCTAGTACATCAGCCCACATCGCTCGGGTCTTCCTGACTGGATTTCAGCGAATTCTACCGAAGACCTTGAAAGGGATGGCCGTAAGGGCGAAAAGGTGAGTATGTGTCGCCATCGTGAATGGACTGTTCGCTGAGTCAAAACAGACGAATTTGCTTCTTGCTTCTTGCTTCTTGCTTCTTGGATGTGGGCATTCACACCGAGTAGGTATTCATTCACGCAGGTGGCGCATAGTCACCTTTCCGCCCTTACGGCGGGTCCCTTTTTGTCGTGGCAAAAAGGAACCAAAAACCGTCGGCTCCCATCATCCGGCCCCTGCGCTACGCTCCGGGGTCCCCTCGCTCCGGGCTTGCTCCCGGGAGGACCGCGCTGCAGGCCCCATCCTGGGGCCCAGCGCTTGACGGGCATCCATGCCCGTCACCTCCCTCCGCAAGCCCTGCGCTCGGCCTCCTGAAGTCGCAATCTGCGTCGCCTGAACTACCGCGCACTTAGAAGCAAAAGCAAAAGCAACGGCAACGGCAACGGCTCTGTCAGAGCAGACATTTCGCCATTAAACAGCGGCATGAATTATCCGGCGATTAGGCCCGCGACCCAAATGCATACTTTCAGGCATAAAAAAATACCGCACTGTCACCAGTGCGGTATTTTTCAGGTGAAGCCTGAACGATCAACGCTCCAGCAGAATCCGCAACATGCGGCGCAGCGGTTCGGCGGCGCCCCACAGCAGCTGGTCACCCACGGTGAACGCGCCCAGGTACTGCGACCCCATGTTCAGCTTGCGCAGACGGCCAACCGGGATGTTCAGGGTGCCGGTAACCTTGGTCGGGGTCAGCTCCTGCATGCTGATTTCACGCTGGTTCGGCACCAGCTTCACCCAAGGGTTGTGCTGGCTGATCATGCCTTCGATGTCGGCGATCGGCACGTCCTTGTTCAGCTTGATGGTCAGCGCCTGGCTGTGGCAGCGCATGGCGCCAATGCGCACACAGATGCCGTCGACCGGGATC encodes:
- a CDS encoding IS4-like element ISPpu8 family transposase; the encoded protein is MAKLALEQAIAPEWVDQVFEEHRQRQYSRELLFSTIIKLMSLVSLGLKPSLHAAARQLDDLPVSLAALYDKISRTEPALLRALVTGCAQRLAPTIHELGCSAMLPDWQVRVVDGSHLASTEKRLGALRQERGAARPGFSVVVYDPDLDQVIDLQPCEDAYASERVCVLPLLAEAKTNQVWIADRLYCTLPVMEACEQVKTSFVIRQQAKHPRLIQEGEWQAPMPVATGTVREQSIEVKGGHRWRRVELTLHSPNDSGDNSLMFWSNLPESISAQQIADFYRRRWSIEGMFQRLEAILESEIETLGSPRAALLGFTTAVLAYNVLALLKRSVEQAHRDALPENWEASIYHLAVQIRGGYEGMQIALPSEYMPVVPMENLAQRLLELARNIQPRQVAKSPRGPKVLKAKAWVQGTAVHAHVSTDRVIKAAKTKRP